Proteins encoded in a region of the Deltaproteobacteria bacterium genome:
- a CDS encoding hotdog fold thioesterase, with protein sequence NFVRPLKHDTGRVQAIGKVIHLGGKVATAEGSLVDRAGKLYAHATTTCLLVNVPTRSAP encoded by the coding sequence GAACTTCGTCCGACCGCTGAAGCACGACACCGGCCGGGTGCAGGCAATCGGCAAGGTCATTCACCTCGGCGGCAAGGTCGCAACGGCAGAGGGAAGCCTGGTCGACCGCGCCGGCAAGCTCTACGCGCACGCCACGACGACCTGCCTGCTGGTCAACGTACCGACGCGATCCGCGCCCTGA